One window from the genome of Paenibacillus azoreducens encodes:
- a CDS encoding SagB family peptide dehydrogenase: MSLMNLDVFLHRLQYDPDKVKPLDWETDWDDAPLPYKLYRGLPMFPLSREVPATLEGRDTTGVPILRDIGHFLYYAFGLTQLTQSVMEREPSKESVGVLQMCRRFVPSGGGLYPSELYLYLKLGELPAGIYHYDAAHHRLALLREGNFDDYLARSLGNRRDTNGCFAAAFVSTVYWKNFYKYNNFAYRLQGLDAGILIGQLLEIAKRFGFSSSVHFQFLDQAVNHLLGLSEQEESVYAVIPLSTDPVIRWMESGNEDEDTVSASELCRELSTVRHDHYVRSRRIADYPLLLRMSEASRLDSARSFREFVRDEQAIPDQALALPLPPVERLSYDLATVCRNRFSPETEFILKPIALSRLAALLREATVSFSYRNDLDGPHERPEPRVCLYGCFYGVDDIPDGAYRYDDAAHALQPVSLGDHRQRMQEGMSLPNINLFQVPLSFHVAGKRSFFQSQLGKRGYRIQQMEAGMLVHRLLLAASALGMGGRPLLGFDANSSDALYRTASRDETGLIFIPVGPYRQRLRLAGSLSR; this comes from the coding sequence ATGAGTCTTATGAATTTGGACGTTTTTCTTCACCGTTTGCAATATGATCCGGATAAGGTCAAGCCCTTGGATTGGGAGACGGATTGGGATGACGCACCACTTCCTTACAAGCTTTATCGCGGTTTGCCAATGTTTCCGCTATCCAGGGAAGTGCCGGCAACGCTCGAAGGCAGGGATACGACCGGCGTGCCTATCCTTCGCGATATCGGACATTTCCTTTACTATGCATTCGGGCTTACGCAATTGACCCAATCCGTCATGGAACGGGAACCATCGAAAGAATCGGTAGGCGTCTTGCAGATGTGCCGGCGCTTCGTTCCTTCCGGAGGAGGGCTATATCCGAGTGAACTGTATCTCTATCTGAAGCTTGGTGAGTTGCCTGCCGGCATATACCATTATGATGCGGCGCATCATCGGTTGGCGTTGCTGCGCGAAGGAAATTTCGATGATTATTTAGCGAGGTCGCTCGGGAATCGCCGCGACACGAACGGTTGCTTCGCAGCCGCGTTCGTATCTACGGTTTACTGGAAAAATTTTTACAAATACAATAATTTTGCCTACCGGCTGCAGGGACTAGATGCTGGCATTTTGATCGGACAGCTGCTTGAAATCGCGAAACGATTCGGATTTTCGTCTAGCGTGCATTTTCAATTTCTCGATCAAGCCGTCAATCATCTGCTCGGACTATCAGAACAAGAGGAGAGTGTGTATGCGGTTATCCCGTTATCGACTGATCCGGTGATCCGGTGGATGGAAAGCGGGAACGAGGATGAGGACACGGTTTCCGCCTCCGAGCTGTGCCGGGAGTTGTCGACTGTCAGGCATGATCACTATGTCAGGTCACGGAGAATCGCAGATTATCCGTTGCTGCTTCGAATGAGCGAAGCGTCCCGACTGGATTCGGCGCGATCGTTTCGAGAGTTCGTAAGGGATGAACAAGCAATCCCGGATCAAGCGCTCGCACTGCCTCTGCCGCCTGTAGAGCGCTTGTCGTATGATTTGGCGACGGTTTGCCGCAACCGGTTCTCGCCCGAGACGGAATTTATCTTGAAGCCGATCGCTCTTTCCCGGCTTGCAGCTCTGCTTCGGGAAGCGACGGTTTCCTTCTCGTATCGCAATGACCTGGATGGCCCGCATGAGCGGCCGGAACCGCGTGTATGCCTATATGGCTGTTTCTATGGAGTAGATGACATTCCGGATGGCGCTTATCGGTACGATGACGCCGCGCATGCGCTGCAGCCGGTTAGTCTTGGAGATCACCGGCAACGGATGCAGGAGGGAATGTCGCTGCCCAATATCAATTTGTTTCAAGTGCCGCTCAGCTTTCATGTGGCTGGGAAGAGGAGTTTCTTTCAATCGCAGCTCGGCAAGCGGGGATACCGCATACAACAAATGGAAGCAGGGATGCTCGTGCACCGATTATTGCTGGCGGCATCCGCCCTCGGGATGGGAGGACGTCCGCTTCTCGGGTTTGACGCCAATTCCAGCGATGCGCTTTATCGGACGGCTTCTCGGGATGAAACGGGGCTGATTTTTATACCGGTCGGTCCCTATCGTCAACGTTTGCGGTTGGCGGGTAGTTTGAGCCGTTAA
- a CDS encoding TOMM precursor leader peptide-binding protein codes for MNAIVTVIGEGQLADLVSKLLSADDRYRLIRQKSIESGEATTGDLALMLNDAWDPSVHAAAEARFRQSGTPWLRGFVAFGEGIVGPLVRPEGQGCSQCADIRLLLAGSDRRESWDLQQKLASLGGIARDAWASRTGLLQVAHVVAAEAVKVLLGIQPEIEGRMYLINLRTMKSSLHFFLPDPLCPICGRLPEDDAETARVALQPSLKISVETYRSRSMDELKDVLAKEYLDARTGLLNGKMIDLVSPFADASINLPLFGGDEACAGRTHSYADSEMTAILEGLERYCGLSPRGKRSVVHDSFINVQDQALDPLRVGVHAKEQYERSGFPFKPFDPERPIDWVWGYSFLQQRPILVPELLAYYSAGCGHGFVYETSNGCALGGSLEEAIFYGMLEVVERDSFLMTWYARLPLPRLDHRSVQDREMRWMIDRIEALAGYDVHLYKSTMEHGIPSVWALAKNKKERGVNLICAAGAHPDPIRAAKSAIHEVAGMLLTVSEKFEENRQQYERMLLDPYQVRQMEDHSMLYGLKQAEERLDFLLNDDRPMQTFDEAFEPRDWNADLTDDLKGMLHVFRQLNLEVIVIDQSTPETRRNGLHCVKVLIPGMLPMTFGHHLIRLTGLDRVLRVPAELSYSLKPLSPEQLNPYPHPFP; via the coding sequence TTGAACGCGATCGTGACGGTCATCGGGGAAGGACAGCTCGCGGATTTGGTAAGCAAGTTATTGTCTGCGGATGACCGCTATCGGCTGATCCGGCAGAAGAGCATTGAATCTGGAGAGGCGACAACAGGAGACTTGGCGCTGATGTTGAACGATGCATGGGATCCTTCCGTTCATGCTGCTGCGGAGGCTCGGTTCCGACAGTCGGGAACGCCCTGGCTGCGCGGTTTTGTTGCATTCGGTGAGGGGATTGTCGGTCCGCTGGTTCGCCCGGAGGGGCAAGGGTGCTCGCAATGCGCGGATATCCGGCTCCTGCTGGCTGGAAGCGACCGAAGGGAATCGTGGGACCTTCAGCAAAAGCTGGCGTCGCTTGGGGGAATCGCCCGGGACGCATGGGCGTCGCGTACGGGATTATTGCAGGTGGCGCACGTTGTCGCGGCAGAAGCCGTTAAGGTGCTGTTGGGCATTCAGCCGGAGATTGAAGGCCGGATGTACTTGATCAATCTGCGTACGATGAAAAGCTCATTGCACTTCTTCCTGCCCGATCCGCTATGTCCGATCTGCGGGCGATTGCCGGAAGACGATGCGGAGACGGCCCGCGTTGCGCTGCAGCCAAGCCTGAAAATCAGCGTCGAAACGTATCGCAGCCGTTCGATGGATGAGCTGAAGGATGTTTTGGCCAAAGAATACCTCGATGCCAGGACCGGTTTACTGAACGGGAAAATGATTGACCTTGTGTCTCCTTTTGCCGATGCGAGCATCAATTTGCCCTTGTTTGGCGGAGACGAGGCTTGCGCAGGTCGGACCCACTCCTATGCGGATAGCGAAATGACGGCCATTCTGGAGGGACTGGAGCGTTATTGCGGTCTGTCGCCCCGCGGCAAACGATCCGTCGTTCATGACAGTTTCATCAATGTGCAAGACCAGGCGCTCGATCCACTCCGCGTAGGCGTCCATGCGAAGGAACAGTATGAACGCTCCGGCTTCCCGTTCAAACCATTCGATCCCGAACGGCCGATCGATTGGGTATGGGGTTATTCGTTCCTGCAGCAGCGTCCGATTCTCGTACCGGAACTGCTGGCTTATTACAGTGCGGGCTGCGGACACGGATTCGTCTACGAAACGTCCAATGGCTGCGCGCTGGGCGGCAGTCTGGAGGAAGCGATTTTCTACGGGATGCTGGAAGTGGTGGAACGCGACTCCTTCCTCATGACCTGGTATGCGCGGCTGCCCCTGCCGCGTCTGGACCACCGTTCGGTACAGGACCGGGAAATGAGATGGATGATTGATCGTATAGAGGCCTTGGCGGGCTATGACGTGCATTTGTATAAATCGACAATGGAGCACGGCATACCGAGCGTGTGGGCGCTCGCGAAAAACAAGAAAGAGCGGGGTGTGAATCTCATCTGCGCGGCGGGCGCCCATCCGGATCCGATCCGCGCGGCCAAGAGCGCGATCCACGAGGTGGCGGGCATGCTGCTCACGGTCAGCGAGAAATTCGAGGAGAACCGTCAGCAGTATGAACGGATGCTTCTCGATCCGTACCAGGTCCGTCAGATGGAGGACCATTCCATGCTGTACGGGTTGAAACAAGCGGAGGAACGGCTCGATTTCCTGCTGAATGACGATCGTCCGATGCAAACGTTCGACGAAGCGTTTGAACCGAGGGACTGGAACGCAGATCTGACCGATGATCTGAAGGGCATGCTGCATGTTTTTCGCCAATTGAATCTTGAAGTGATCGTGATCGACCAGTCAACCCCGGAGACGCGTCGCAACGGACTCCATTGCGTGAAAGTGCTCATTCCCGGCATGCTGCCGATGACGTTCGGGCATCATCTCATCCGTTTGACGGGACTGGATAGAGTGCTCAGGGTCCCTGCAGAGCTGTCTTATTCGCTGAAGCCCTTGTCTCCCGAGCAGCTTAATCCATACCCGCACCCGTTCCCATAA
- a CDS encoding putative thiazole-containing bacteriocin maturation protein, with product MNPSMRLKVKGDTFFLPDSNGGVYFRNNTGSFRMEGDMVDLWIEKLMPMWSGDYSMADLTDGLPEPHRVRVYEIAEVLLNNGFVRDTSQDRPHSLPEAIERKYAAQIEFLDSFGGSGAHCFQAYRQANPIAVGSGPIFVSLVAALLESGLPRFRMLIMNRATTDRQRISELTATARLSDHEIEVEEIFPSNDGFPDWPEVVRLADSVLYVAQDDDPGELRALHAACRDAKKLLLPAIYFRQLGIAGPLVHPDSDVCFESAWRRIHRTALGDADRPTAVSTTSEAMLANVVVFEWFKTVSGATVSELNGKLFLLNPETLEGEWHSFLPHPLVRGLRPAEPTDPFELPVDRHTEKQETERLLSYFNRLTSAETGILHCWEEGDSKQLPLSQCRVQAVDPLSEGPAELLPQIICSGMTHHEARKEAGLAGIEAYVSRLAGVLKAASPAQPDTTSPTESQPHEYVGIGAGETVAEAVLRGLQKCLFEELKSRSESSMPSIYRIELSEVDDGITRYYLRVLSTMRDAPVIGLGQEAAGFPVVWVGTNGYWYGGVGVNRTMALREALRQALMRTQNDAMDIQGQILERSSVKVEDALPQNLTIHSFDQSEYGMTLQSVQQILQSNRKRIAVVDLSTEPFMQEELAGVFGVSLREEETL from the coding sequence TTGAACCCTTCTATGCGTCTGAAAGTGAAAGGGGATACGTTCTTTCTCCCCGACTCGAATGGAGGCGTCTATTTTCGCAACAATACGGGTTCGTTCCGAATGGAAGGTGACATGGTCGATCTGTGGATCGAAAAATTGATGCCCATGTGGAGTGGGGATTATTCCATGGCGGATCTGACGGACGGGCTGCCAGAACCGCACAGGGTACGGGTTTATGAAATAGCGGAAGTACTGCTCAATAACGGCTTTGTCCGGGATACCAGCCAAGACCGCCCACACAGCCTCCCGGAAGCGATCGAACGGAAGTATGCCGCACAGATCGAATTTCTGGACAGCTTTGGCGGTTCGGGCGCTCACTGCTTTCAAGCCTATCGCCAGGCTAATCCGATTGCCGTCGGTTCCGGTCCGATATTTGTCTCGCTCGTTGCGGCTTTATTGGAATCTGGATTGCCTCGGTTTCGTATGCTGATCATGAACCGGGCGACCACGGATCGCCAGCGGATCTCCGAGCTGACGGCGACCGCGCGTCTATCGGACCACGAGATCGAGGTCGAGGAGATCTTTCCGTCGAATGACGGCTTCCCCGATTGGCCGGAGGTCGTGCGGCTGGCGGATTCCGTTCTCTACGTCGCTCAGGATGACGATCCCGGAGAGCTTAGAGCACTGCATGCGGCCTGCAGGGACGCGAAGAAGCTGCTGCTGCCTGCCATCTACTTCCGACAGTTGGGCATAGCAGGGCCGTTGGTGCACCCGGATTCGGACGTCTGCTTCGAATCCGCATGGCGCAGGATACACCGAACCGCCCTTGGCGATGCGGATCGGCCGACTGCCGTCTCTACTACGTCGGAAGCCATGCTCGCGAATGTGGTCGTATTCGAATGGTTTAAGACCGTTTCGGGGGCGACGGTTTCCGAATTGAATGGAAAGCTGTTCCTGTTGAATCCGGAGACGTTAGAAGGCGAGTGGCATTCGTTCCTTCCCCATCCGCTGGTCAGAGGTCTTCGTCCGGCTGAGCCTACGGACCCGTTCGAACTTCCAGTCGATCGGCATACAGAGAAACAGGAGACGGAGCGTCTCCTCTCGTATTTCAATCGCTTGACTTCGGCGGAGACCGGTATTCTTCACTGCTGGGAGGAAGGGGACTCGAAACAGCTTCCGCTCTCACAGTGTCGCGTCCAGGCAGTTGACCCGTTATCGGAAGGCCCCGCCGAGCTGCTGCCGCAGATCATCTGTTCGGGAATGACGCATCATGAAGCCAGGAAGGAAGCGGGCTTGGCTGGCATCGAGGCGTACGTGTCGCGACTGGCCGGGGTTCTGAAGGCGGCCAGTCCTGCGCAGCCGGATACCACAAGTCCGACCGAGTCTCAGCCACATGAATATGTAGGGATTGGAGCGGGAGAGACGGTAGCGGAAGCGGTCCTCCGCGGACTGCAGAAATGTCTGTTCGAGGAGCTGAAGAGCCGTTCCGAATCCAGCATGCCCTCCATTTATCGAATCGAGCTCAGCGAGGTTGATGATGGTATCACACGCTATTACTTGCGCGTATTGAGTACGATGCGGGACGCCCCGGTAATCGGTCTGGGTCAAGAAGCAGCGGGTTTTCCGGTCGTCTGGGTCGGTACTAACGGGTACTGGTACGGCGGGGTCGGAGTTAACCGCACGATGGCGCTACGAGAAGCGCTTCGACAGGCGCTGATGAGGACCCAAAACGATGCGATGGACATCCAAGGCCAAATCCTGGAGCGCTCTTCGGTCAAGGTGGAAGATGCCTTGCCGCAGAACCTGACGATTCACAGCTTTGATCAGTCGGAATACGGCATGACACTGCAATCCGTCCAGCAGATCCTGCAATCGAACCGTAAGAGGATCGCGGTCGTTGATCTGTCGACAGAACCGTTTATGCAGGAAGAACTGGCAGGCGTGTTTGGCGTATCGCTGCGAGAGGAGGAAACGCTTTGA
- a CDS encoding heterocycloanthracin/sonorensin family bacteriocin, protein MNDFQKDLQNLNVGQFNSTGMTPTSGQNQYYQVDPRLCVGICFFCAGFCGGFCSCSNCVRCSSCFNCASCSGCARCGSCARCR, encoded by the coding sequence ATGAACGATTTCCAGAAGGATCTGCAAAACTTGAATGTCGGCCAGTTCAATTCGACGGGGATGACACCTACGTCGGGGCAAAATCAGTACTATCAGGTGGATCCCCGTTTATGTGTTGGTATTTGCTTTTTTTGCGCCGGCTTTTGCGGCGGGTTTTGTTCATGCAGCAACTGTGTCCGCTGCAGTAGCTGCTTCAACTGCGCCAGCTGCAGTGGCTGCGCACGTTGCGGAAGCTGCGCACGCTGCCGTTGA
- a CDS encoding sensor histidine kinase — MNKLGRKLFTSITVAVLLIFVMFVLLANLFMPKYYIYKTKEQLGEAVKTISALQEANWAVAIPQLEQQYRVTIVYDNLRKSENDLNESFKQQLATKRVTLNKFWITDESLLKVKAGTRVNIIYDQGKLKSSFYASFIPKGETIVLIGLSMAYISDTIRMINEFILILALCSVLIIVSVVWLLSYRMTKPLKELGQVAKDISELRFRKARVDTRDEIGELAESINAMSDKLSAAHADLSRKNVSLKRFMSDMTHELKTPVSLIQAYAEGIQDGLDDGSYAATILRQNENMARLIDEFLNFSKIERDELELKPVAVKDLFHECAEKFGIELKSRHLQFVIRDELPGNPLIEADPDKIRMVFHNLLGNAVKYAAGERIDVHFGKQDEEIVFAMSNHFAGEIADASQLWEPFYVEESSRHKAVSGTGLGLAIVKTVLERHGFRCHIETKDQTIRFYIYFKENSPYST, encoded by the coding sequence ATGAATAAGCTGGGACGCAAACTGTTTACAAGCATAACGGTTGCCGTCCTGCTTATTTTCGTCATGTTCGTACTTCTGGCGAACCTGTTTATGCCGAAATATTATATATACAAAACGAAAGAACAGCTCGGGGAAGCCGTGAAAACGATTTCCGCCCTTCAGGAAGCTAACTGGGCAGTTGCGATCCCGCAGCTTGAGCAGCAATACCGCGTGACGATTGTGTATGACAATTTGCGGAAGTCGGAAAATGATCTGAATGAATCGTTCAAACAGCAGCTCGCGACAAAGAGAGTGACGCTGAACAAGTTCTGGATTACGGACGAATCGCTGTTGAAGGTTAAAGCAGGTACCAGGGTCAATATAATATACGATCAAGGCAAGCTCAAATCCAGCTTTTACGCAAGTTTTATCCCGAAGGGCGAAACCATCGTCCTGATCGGGCTTTCGATGGCTTATATCAGCGATACGATCCGGATGATCAATGAATTCATTTTGATCCTGGCGCTTTGTTCGGTGCTGATTATCGTGTCGGTGGTCTGGCTTTTGTCATATCGGATGACCAAACCGCTGAAAGAACTAGGGCAGGTGGCGAAGGACATATCGGAGCTTCGTTTCCGAAAAGCCAGAGTCGATACCCGGGATGAAATCGGAGAGCTGGCGGAGAGTATCAACGCCATGAGCGACAAGCTGAGCGCTGCGCACGCGGATTTATCCAGAAAAAACGTGAGCTTAAAGCGGTTTATGTCAGATATGACGCATGAGCTGAAAACGCCGGTTTCACTCATTCAGGCTTATGCCGAAGGGATTCAAGACGGGCTTGACGACGGCAGTTATGCGGCTACGATTTTGCGCCAGAATGAGAACATGGCTAGGCTCATTGACGAGTTTTTGAATTTTTCGAAAATCGAAAGGGACGAGCTTGAACTTAAGCCTGTTGCCGTGAAGGATTTGTTCCATGAATGTGCAGAAAAATTCGGCATTGAGCTGAAGTCCAGGCATTTGCAGTTCGTGATTCGCGATGAGCTACCAGGGAATCCTCTGATTGAAGCGGATCCGGACAAAATCCGGATGGTGTTTCATAACCTGCTCGGCAATGCGGTAAAATATGCGGCAGGCGAACGGATTGACGTGCATTTCGGGAAGCAGGATGAGGAGATCGTATTTGCGATGAGCAACCACTTTGCGGGAGAGATCGCCGATGCATCCCAGCTGTGGGAGCCCTTTTACGTGGAGGAAAGCTCGCGGCATAAAGCGGTGTCTGGCACAGGCCTCGGGCTTGCGATTGTCAAAACGGTTCTGGAACGGCACGGCTTTCGCTGCCATATAGAGACAAAGGATCAAACGATCCGCTTTTACATCTATTTCAAAGAAAACAGCCCTTATTCTACATGA
- a CDS encoding response regulator transcription factor has protein sequence MRILIADDEQDMLRILSAYFKKEGYEVCTAENGEEALDVFYREKVDLAILDWMMPKQSGIEVCREIKARSDKKVLILTAKSEEEDELKALSIGADEYIRKPFHPKILVLRAKKLLGDEKGLRYQSLRIDPEGNKIYKDGIDLQLTKTEFELMCSLVRHRGQILSRQQLLDFVWGLDYFGDARTVDTHVRRLREKVGENMIKTHRGLGYSVEAGDE, from the coding sequence GTGCGGATATTAATTGCAGACGATGAACAGGATATGCTGCGGATTTTATCGGCGTACTTCAAAAAAGAAGGTTACGAAGTGTGTACGGCCGAAAACGGCGAGGAAGCATTGGATGTTTTTTATCGTGAGAAAGTCGATCTTGCCATTCTTGACTGGATGATGCCGAAACAAAGCGGGATAGAAGTATGCCGGGAAATCAAAGCGCGTTCGGACAAAAAAGTGCTGATTTTGACAGCAAAAAGCGAAGAAGAAGATGAACTGAAGGCGCTCAGCATCGGTGCGGACGAGTATATCCGCAAGCCGTTTCACCCGAAGATTCTCGTTCTCCGGGCCAAAAAGCTGCTGGGCGACGAAAAGGGACTGCGCTATCAATCCCTGCGAATCGATCCGGAAGGCAATAAAATATATAAGGACGGTATAGATTTGCAGTTAACAAAAACGGAATTTGAGCTTATGTGCTCCCTTGTCCGCCACAGAGGCCAGATTCTGTCTCGGCAGCAGCTACTGGACTTCGTGTGGGGGCTCGATTATTTCGGTGATGCAAGAACGGTGGATACTCATGTTCGCAGGCTGCGAGAGAAAGTTGGCGAAAACATGATCAAAACGCATCGGGGACTTGGCTACAGCGTGGAGGCCGGCGATGAATAA
- a CDS encoding undecaprenyldiphospho-muramoylpentapeptide beta-N-acetylglucosaminyltransferase codes for MQRRIVLTGGGSAGHVTANLVLISRLLEEGWDIHYIGSKYGIERELVACLKNVRYYPISTGKLRRYWAWANVTDLFKLLLGIVQAFLLLFRIKPGVMFSLGGFVAVPVVVGAALNGVPVIIFEPDLHPGLANRISRKFAQVMCTTFNKSSAFDRNVDGKMVHVGPIVREELKLGSRARGIGICGFNEEKPILLIMGGSQGAERINRIVREALPKLLKGYQVVHICGIGKMDLSFGHYAGYRQLEYAREELPDLMAMADIVVSRAGSNAIHEWLLLRKPMLLIPHAIGGTRTGQTLNAEYFKDAGYAEVLYEADLTKETFLKAVDVTYSNQKSFVDAMKASKMDGAVDKVLTLIEMAVHKQKEGTGG; via the coding sequence ATGCAACGGAGAATTGTGCTAACGGGCGGCGGATCCGCCGGTCATGTCACAGCTAATCTTGTACTAATTTCTCGCTTGTTAGAGGAAGGCTGGGATATCCACTACATTGGCTCCAAGTACGGTATCGAGCGCGAACTAGTTGCCTGTTTGAAGAACGTTCGTTATTACCCGATTAGTACGGGGAAACTAAGACGGTATTGGGCATGGGCGAATGTAACGGATCTATTTAAGCTTTTGCTAGGTATTGTACAGGCGTTCCTACTCCTTTTTCGGATTAAGCCAGGGGTTATGTTTTCCTTGGGCGGATTCGTCGCAGTTCCCGTCGTGGTAGGTGCCGCCTTGAACGGAGTTCCGGTAATCATTTTTGAGCCTGATCTCCACCCCGGGCTTGCGAATCGGATATCACGAAAATTTGCGCAAGTAATGTGTACAACCTTCAATAAGTCTTCTGCTTTTGACCGGAATGTTGACGGGAAAATGGTACACGTCGGTCCGATTGTTAGGGAGGAGCTGAAGCTGGGCAGTCGCGCACGCGGCATCGGAATTTGCGGATTCAACGAAGAAAAGCCAATTCTTCTGATCATGGGAGGCAGTCAAGGAGCAGAGCGAATCAATCGCATTGTCAGGGAAGCACTCCCGAAGTTGTTAAAGGGTTATCAAGTCGTCCATATTTGCGGAATCGGGAAGATGGATCTTTCTTTTGGTCACTATGCTGGTTATAGACAGTTGGAGTATGCTCGTGAAGAGCTTCCTGATCTGATGGCGATGGCCGATATAGTCGTGTCGAGGGCGGGTTCGAATGCGATCCATGAATGGCTGCTTTTACGAAAACCGATGTTATTGATTCCACATGCCATCGGCGGAACTCGAACAGGGCAAACATTAAATGCGGAATATTTTAAGGACGCAGGGTATGCAGAGGTATTGTATGAAGCTGATCTAACGAAAGAAACCTTTCTCAAAGCAGTGGATGTTACTTACAGTAATCAGAAATCATTTGTGGACGCGATGAAGGCTAGCAAGATGGATGGGGCAGTTGACAAGGTGCTGACACTCATTGAGATGGCGGTTCATAAACAGAAGGAGGGGACAGGGGGTTGA
- a CDS encoding polysaccharide biosynthesis protein, producing MTNKTILITGGTGSWGVELVTQLLQKQPKEIRIFSRNESLQVQMHQKIGDPRLKFIIGDIRDKAELALACSSVDEVYHLAALKHVPICENQPESALKTNIIGTQNVIDAAIENRVRKVMYVSTDKAANPTNTYGMTKAIGEKLIIYANGRSATKFACFRSGNVLGTTGSVVPLFKQQLKEERDLSVTDPRMTRFFLTLEDAVRILLTSMENSLGGEIFVAKMAACRITDLAQVLINHSNSKHIKIRYVGIRSGEKLHETLITESESSRVNDIHDQYFMIMPEDSKDSLGVNVTQICDARRGYHSEDCMMSLKEIEQLLRKGGLIGCNGELC from the coding sequence ATGACAAATAAAACGATTTTAATTACAGGCGGCACTGGCTCGTGGGGAGTGGAACTAGTCACGCAGCTATTGCAAAAACAACCGAAGGAGATTCGGATATTCTCCCGGAACGAGTCGCTGCAAGTTCAAATGCATCAAAAAATTGGGGATCCCAGATTAAAATTCATAATTGGCGATATTCGGGATAAAGCGGAATTGGCCCTTGCCTGCAGCAGTGTAGACGAGGTTTATCACCTGGCGGCGCTAAAACATGTTCCGATTTGTGAGAATCAGCCCGAGAGTGCGCTCAAAACAAACATAATTGGAACGCAAAATGTGATCGATGCAGCAATTGAAAACCGCGTGCGGAAAGTGATGTATGTTTCAACTGATAAAGCAGCCAACCCAACAAACACTTACGGTATGACGAAAGCGATCGGAGAGAAGCTTATCATATACGCTAATGGAAGATCAGCTACAAAGTTTGCTTGTTTTAGAAGCGGCAATGTTCTCGGAACGACTGGAAGCGTTGTGCCTTTATTTAAACAGCAACTCAAAGAGGAGAGAGATCTCAGCGTAACTGATCCAAGAATGACGCGTTTCTTTCTTACTTTGGAGGACGCTGTTCGAATTTTGCTGACATCGATGGAGAACAGCCTCGGGGGCGAAATATTCGTTGCAAAAATGGCAGCTTGTCGAATAACGGATCTTGCACAGGTATTAATTAATCACTCTAATTCAAAGCACATCAAAATTCGTTACGTAGGCATTCGTTCGGGAGAGAAACTTCATGAAACATTGATTACGGAATCGGAGAGCAGTCGGGTGAACGATATTCATGATCAATACTTTATGATTATGCCCGAAGACTCAAAAGACTCGCTAGGGGTGAATGTAACTCAAATCTGCGATGCCCGTCGAGGTTATCATTCGGAGGATTGCATGATGTCACTTAAAGAAATCGAACAACTGCTTCGGAAAGGGGGGCTTATAGGATGCAACGGAGAATTGTGCTAA